A window of Raineyella sp. W15-4 contains these coding sequences:
- the manA gene encoding mannose-6-phosphate isomerase, class I, producing the protein MHNLRGSVKNYVWGTTDRIPALLGQRPTGEPYAEYWLGAHPAGPATVDGVGLDAAIAADPAVLGERSRQVFGDRLPFLMKLLSAARALSLQVHPTAAQAREGFVRENGAGVALGDPARTYRDDWPKPEIMVALEPFEALYGFRDPRRSAAILRALGGEAADGLASRLDAEDVDLVAIVRDLLTDGDPVLVAALAADADRAADRTRLGDEREVADARDTVARLGREYPGDPGIVVALLMNRRRLEPLQALYVPAGVMHAYLSGTGVEVMASSDNVVRGGLTPKHIDLQGLTEVVDPRPSVPTLVPVESVGDGVSRYLTPAPHFALWRVDPSAAARTLPATDSPRIFLTVRGACRLTRDGEEHRLRSGEAVFLAAGEAVQVTGEGLGFLTSIGG; encoded by the coding sequence ATGCACAACCTGCGCGGATCCGTGAAGAACTACGTCTGGGGGACGACGGACCGCATCCCGGCACTGCTGGGGCAGAGACCGACCGGGGAACCGTACGCCGAGTACTGGCTGGGAGCTCATCCCGCCGGCCCGGCGACCGTCGACGGCGTGGGCCTGGACGCCGCGATCGCCGCCGATCCCGCGGTGCTGGGGGAGCGCTCGCGGCAGGTGTTCGGCGATCGGTTGCCGTTCCTGATGAAACTGCTGAGCGCCGCCCGGGCGCTGTCGCTGCAGGTGCACCCCACCGCCGCGCAGGCCCGCGAGGGGTTCGTCCGGGAGAACGGGGCGGGCGTCGCGCTCGGCGATCCGGCTCGGACGTACAGGGACGACTGGCCCAAGCCGGAGATCATGGTTGCGCTGGAGCCCTTCGAGGCCCTGTACGGGTTCCGCGACCCGCGGCGCAGCGCCGCGATCCTGCGGGCGCTCGGCGGAGAGGCCGCCGACGGTCTCGCGAGCCGACTGGACGCCGAGGATGTCGATCTGGTGGCGATCGTCCGGGATCTGCTGACCGACGGGGACCCGGTGCTTGTTGCTGCGCTGGCGGCGGATGCGGACCGGGCGGCGGATCGGACCCGGCTCGGTGATGAGCGGGAGGTGGCCGATGCCCGCGACACCGTGGCCCGGCTGGGCCGGGAGTACCCCGGCGACCCGGGGATCGTCGTCGCGCTGCTGATGAACCGGCGGCGGCTGGAGCCGCTGCAGGCCCTCTACGTGCCCGCCGGGGTGATGCACGCCTACCTGTCCGGCACCGGGGTCGAGGTGATGGCTTCGTCGGACAACGTCGTCCGCGGTGGGCTGACCCCCAAACACATCGATCTGCAGGGGCTGACCGAGGTGGTCGACCCGCGGCCGTCGGTCCCGACGTTGGTCCCGGTCGAGTCGGTCGGCGACGGGGTGAGCCGCTACCTGACCCCGGCGCCGCACTTCGCGCTGTGGCGGGTGGACCCGTCGGCGGCGGCCCGGACGCTGCCGGCCACCGACAGCCCGCGGATCTTCCTGACCGTACGCGGCGCCTGCCGGCTGACCCGCGATGGCGAGGAACACCGCCTCCGCAGTGGGGAGGCGGTGTTCCTCGCGGCGGGCGAAGCGGTGCAGGTCACCGGCGAGGGGCTCGGCTTCCTCACCTCGATCGGCGGGTAG
- the solA gene encoding N-methyl-L-tryptophan oxidase — protein MSSDSTVTDVDVAVIGVGTMGSMALWRLSRRPGLRVLGIEQYGPAHTHGSFSGESRLYRAAAKEGQLYIPALLEARRLWQELEAESGRSILLPVGALSVGPAGHQDLESTLRSIRAYDLPHRLLDADGLRAEFPQFAVRAEDIGILDELGGGLRPEVAVMTATEQAVAAGAEVRYHTEVLSLAEDADGVTVTTSAGTVRAARVVVTAGSWTTRVLPELHSLLHVEAYALTWFMPRHIDRFTPDRLPVFMRDLDGVHAFGAPSLDGYSIKMCPKIDWDPIDHPSQLPARITPEQLAWAGEQAQRMMPDLVPDPVRWSIHHDSVTPDHVPVIDRVGTGRIVVAAGMSGNGFKFAPAYGAVLADLATEGASPWQHPMFTLAGHLDRAGAAV, from the coding sequence ATGAGCAGCGACAGCACGGTGACGGACGTCGACGTGGCCGTCATCGGAGTGGGGACGATGGGGTCGATGGCGCTGTGGCGCCTCAGCCGGCGCCCCGGGCTGAGGGTGCTGGGGATCGAGCAGTACGGTCCCGCCCACACCCACGGATCGTTCAGCGGGGAGTCCCGGCTCTACCGGGCGGCGGCCAAGGAGGGCCAGCTCTACATCCCCGCCCTGCTGGAGGCCCGCCGGCTGTGGCAGGAGCTCGAGGCCGAGTCGGGCCGGAGCATCCTGCTGCCGGTCGGGGCGCTGAGCGTGGGGCCGGCGGGCCACCAGGACCTGGAGTCCACCCTCCGCTCGATCCGGGCGTACGACCTGCCGCACCGCCTCCTCGACGCCGACGGGTTGCGGGCGGAGTTCCCACAGTTCGCCGTCCGCGCCGAGGACATCGGCATCCTCGACGAACTGGGCGGCGGGCTCCGCCCGGAGGTGGCGGTGATGACCGCCACCGAGCAGGCCGTCGCCGCGGGCGCCGAGGTGCGCTACCACACCGAGGTGCTCAGCCTGGCCGAGGACGCCGACGGGGTGACCGTCACCACCAGCGCCGGAACCGTCCGGGCGGCCCGGGTGGTGGTCACCGCCGGGTCGTGGACCACCCGGGTGCTGCCGGAGCTGCACTCCCTGCTGCACGTCGAGGCGTACGCCCTGACCTGGTTCATGCCGCGCCACATCGACCGGTTCACCCCGGACCGGCTGCCGGTGTTCATGCGGGACCTGGACGGGGTGCACGCCTTCGGCGCGCCGAGCCTGGACGGCTACAGCATCAAGATGTGCCCGAAGATCGACTGGGACCCGATCGACCACCCGTCACAGCTGCCGGCCCGGATCACCCCGGAGCAGCTGGCCTGGGCCGGGGAGCAGGCCCAGCGGATGATGCCCGATCTGGTCCCGGACCCGGTCCGCTGGTCGATCCACCACGACTCGGTGACCCCGGACCACGTTCCGGTGATCGACCGGGTCGGCACCGGCCGGATCGTCGTCGCGGCCGGCATGTCCGGCAACGGGTTCAAGTTCGCGCCGGCGTACGGCGCGGTGCTGGCCGACCTGGCCACCGAGGGCGCCTCGCCGTGGCAGCACCCGATGTTCACCCTCGCCGGCCACCTGGACCGGGCGGGCGCGGCGGTCTGA
- a CDS encoding tyramine oxidase subunit B translates to MTTTVIRTTAPDSTPTGTVPAPATAPAGTAAPSTAIDFRYLSEQDMIAAGVTDMAACVDTMEEMFALLATGDYRMAGANNDSHGAMVTFPDESPFPTMPANTADRRFMAMPAYLGGSFGTTGVKWYGSNKDNRAKGLPRSILMFTLNDTDTGAPLAFMSANLLSAYRTGAVPGVGARHLARPDAEVVGIAGPGVMARTALQAFLVACPGIHTVKVKGRGAASLAAFIDWIGTELPQITTVTVVDELADVVRGSDIVTYCTSGEEGDPSSYPLVKREWVKPGAFLVMPSLCEIDEGMEAADVRKVVDASGLYEAWAEETVGPTHHSIPIIGCKFTDMIEDGRMTRDQMEDIGRIVIGELPGRRDDDEIVLMSVGGMPVEDVAWGTTVYRRALELGIGTPLNLWDTPELA, encoded by the coding sequence ATGACCACGACCGTGATCCGCACCACCGCCCCGGACTCCACCCCGACCGGCACCGTTCCGGCCCCCGCGACCGCCCCCGCCGGCACCGCCGCGCCGTCGACCGCGATCGACTTCCGTTACCTCTCCGAACAGGACATGATCGCCGCCGGGGTCACCGACATGGCCGCCTGCGTCGACACCATGGAGGAGATGTTCGCCCTGCTCGCCACCGGCGACTACCGGATGGCCGGGGCCAACAACGACTCACACGGCGCGATGGTCACCTTCCCCGACGAGTCGCCGTTCCCGACCATGCCGGCCAACACCGCCGACCGCCGGTTCATGGCGATGCCCGCCTACCTGGGCGGCTCCTTCGGCACCACCGGCGTGAAGTGGTACGGCTCCAACAAGGACAACCGGGCCAAGGGTCTGCCCCGGTCGATCCTGATGTTCACCCTGAACGACACCGACACCGGCGCCCCACTGGCCTTCATGTCGGCCAACCTGCTGTCCGCCTACCGCACCGGCGCGGTGCCCGGGGTCGGCGCCCGGCACCTGGCCCGGCCCGATGCGGAGGTCGTCGGCATCGCCGGCCCGGGCGTGATGGCCCGGACCGCGCTGCAGGCCTTCCTCGTCGCCTGCCCCGGCATCCACACCGTCAAGGTCAAGGGCCGCGGTGCGGCGAGCCTGGCCGCCTTCATCGACTGGATCGGCACCGAGCTGCCCCAGATCACCACCGTCACCGTGGTCGACGAGCTGGCGGACGTGGTGCGCGGCTCCGACATCGTCACCTACTGCACCTCCGGGGAGGAGGGTGACCCCAGTAGCTACCCACTGGTCAAGCGGGAGTGGGTCAAGCCGGGCGCCTTCCTGGTGATGCCGTCGCTGTGCGAGATCGACGAGGGCATGGAGGCCGCCGACGTCCGCAAGGTCGTCGACGCGTCCGGCCTGTACGAGGCCTGGGCCGAGGAGACGGTCGGTCCCACCCACCACTCCATCCCGATCATCGGCTGCAAGTTCACCGACATGATCGAGGACGGCCGGATGACCCGCGACCAGATGGAGGACATCGGCCGGATCGTCATCGGCGAGCTGCCCGGCCGCCGCGACGACGACGAGATCGTGCTGATGTCGGTCGGCGGCATGCCGGTCGAGGACGTCGCCTGGGGCACCACGGTCTACCGCCGGGCGCTGGAGCTGGGCATCGGCACCCCGCTGAACCTGTGGGACACCCCGGAGCTGGCATGA
- a CDS encoding APC family permease has translation MTSLAPDTATTTAEHRLTGSLGPGPIVFMVVAAAAPLTVIAGGAPLGILLGNGPGYPAMFAAVALVLLPFSVGLSTMSRLVPKPGAFFTYVGYGLDRRWGLGAAYLALLTYTAVQVAVYAYLGFSLNMTITALGGPELPWWLYTLAVIGLVGYLGYRHIELSSKVLGLLLIGEILIVLALGVAVIATGGAEGLSLAPFAPANVVSGAPGVGLMFAAAGFIGFESTAIYRDEARQPERTIPRATYAAVILIGVFYTFGAWVLVMAEGPSKVLEIAAQDPGAMVINVTAAYLGPIGGAIVNVLLLTSLFACVLSFHNVIARYQHSMAHAGTLPAVLKGVHPVHGSPSPSSLAQTVTTAVLVVVLAVAGLDPVLAVFTWLSGVATLGVVVLMALTSLAVMVFFARHRDVVGSVWETRILPAVGLIGLVVMTALIVAYFPVLVGGGGALTVGLIATVPLALAGGYAQALHLRARKPELYADLTDHISA, from the coding sequence ATGACATCACTCGCACCGGACACGGCGACCACCACCGCCGAACATCGCCTGACAGGTTCCCTCGGGCCCGGCCCGATCGTGTTCATGGTCGTCGCCGCCGCCGCACCGCTCACCGTCATCGCCGGCGGCGCACCGCTCGGCATCCTGCTCGGCAACGGCCCCGGCTACCCGGCGATGTTCGCCGCCGTGGCCCTGGTCCTGCTGCCCTTCTCCGTCGGCCTCAGCACGATGAGCCGGCTGGTACCCAAGCCCGGCGCCTTCTTCACCTACGTCGGCTACGGGCTCGACCGCCGCTGGGGCCTGGGCGCGGCCTACCTCGCGCTGCTCACCTACACGGCCGTCCAGGTCGCCGTGTACGCGTACCTGGGCTTCAGTCTCAACATGACGATCACCGCCCTGGGCGGCCCGGAGCTGCCCTGGTGGCTCTACACCCTGGCCGTGATCGGCCTGGTCGGCTACCTCGGCTACCGCCACATTGAGCTGAGCTCCAAGGTGCTCGGCCTGCTGCTGATCGGGGAGATCCTGATCGTGCTCGCGCTGGGCGTCGCGGTGATCGCGACCGGCGGTGCCGAGGGACTGTCCCTGGCCCCGTTCGCCCCCGCCAATGTCGTCTCCGGCGCCCCGGGCGTGGGGCTGATGTTCGCCGCCGCCGGCTTCATCGGCTTCGAGTCCACCGCCATCTACCGCGACGAGGCGCGGCAGCCGGAACGGACCATCCCCCGGGCGACGTACGCCGCGGTCATCCTGATCGGCGTCTTCTACACCTTCGGCGCCTGGGTGCTGGTGATGGCCGAGGGCCCGAGCAAGGTGCTCGAGATCGCCGCCCAGGACCCCGGCGCGATGGTGATCAACGTGACCGCCGCCTACCTCGGCCCGATCGGCGGCGCCATCGTCAACGTCCTGCTGCTCACCTCGCTGTTCGCCTGCGTACTGTCCTTCCACAACGTCATCGCCCGGTACCAGCACTCGATGGCGCACGCCGGCACCCTCCCGGCGGTCCTCAAGGGCGTGCACCCGGTGCACGGCTCGCCGTCCCCCTCCTCGCTGGCCCAGACCGTCACCACCGCCGTCCTCGTCGTCGTCCTCGCGGTCGCCGGACTCGACCCGGTGCTCGCCGTCTTCACCTGGCTGTCCGGGGTCGCCACCCTCGGCGTGGTCGTGCTGATGGCACTGACCTCGCTGGCCGTGATGGTCTTCTTCGCCCGGCACCGCGACGTCGTCGGCTCGGTCTGGGAGACCCGGATCCTGCCCGCCGTCGGGCTGATCGGCCTGGTCGTGATGACCGCTCTGATCGTCGCGTACTTCCCGGTCCTGGTCGGCGGGGGCGGCGCGCTCACGGTCGGGCTGATCGCCACCGTCCCGCTGGCCCTGGCCGGCGGCTATGCGCAGGCCCTGCATCTGCGGGCCCGGAAGCCCGAGCTGTACGCCGACCTCACCGACCACATCTCCGCCTGA